From a single Candidatus Hydrogenedentota bacterium genomic region:
- a CDS encoding protease complex subunit PrcB family protein — MKLTTLRATLVLAMLVAACACRSSAPEPQVVEQDVVLDARAEGGYTFKGPYGLAGTLTYGADGWSLNGVFQFPTGGYRVSGVDVNVLKSLPEQVHITIYVSSPPKDAMTTQVITEVAINRAISVSSSARFAIRVTANAS, encoded by the coding sequence GTGAAGCTGACGACCCTACGCGCGACCCTGGTATTGGCGATGTTGGTGGCGGCCTGTGCCTGCCGTTCTTCCGCGCCGGAACCGCAGGTGGTGGAGCAGGACGTCGTGCTGGATGCGCGCGCCGAAGGCGGGTACACGTTCAAAGGCCCCTACGGACTTGCGGGAACGCTGACCTACGGAGCCGATGGCTGGTCGCTCAATGGCGTGTTTCAGTTTCCCACAGGCGGGTATCGCGTTAGCGGCGTGGACGTCAACGTGCTGAAGTCCTTGCCTGAGCAGGTCCACATAACGATTTACGTTTCGAGTCCGCCGAAAGATGCGATGACCACGCAGGTAATCACGGAAGTCGCCATCAACCGGGCCATTTCCGTGAGCAGTAGCGCGCGGTTTGCCATACGTGTTACCGCAAATGCCTCTTGA
- the rsmA gene encoding 16S rRNA (adenine(1518)-N(6)/adenine(1519)-N(6))-dimethyltransferase RsmA: protein MTVGSMALRDLCTQYNISFKKQLGQNLLLDENINRIMVDAAELESTDDVVEVGAGLGALTEVIAPKAGRLLAVEIDRDFMPCLEDRFGQTPNIRLFRGDILNHSLPKLLDEYLPGGSTYKMISNLPYYITTPVIFHFWESPVPFERLVVMVQEEVALRMVAPVNGKEYGVLALAAQLYSEVELVHRVPNTCFRPQPKVDSCIVRLRRRSTPVCADVDVRFMTRLIRSAFAHRRKTLRNSLTKSGSFGAPAEVVLEAFDATGIDPSRRPQTLTLDEFAQLAQAIKVRLQQGN from the coding sequence ATGACGGTGGGTAGCATGGCGCTCAGAGACTTGTGCACGCAGTACAACATCTCCTTCAAGAAACAGCTCGGTCAGAATCTGCTTCTGGACGAGAACATCAACCGGATCATGGTTGATGCCGCCGAATTGGAGTCTACCGACGACGTCGTGGAAGTCGGGGCCGGACTGGGCGCGCTGACCGAAGTGATCGCTCCCAAAGCCGGTCGTTTGCTAGCCGTGGAAATCGACCGCGACTTCATGCCCTGCCTGGAAGACCGTTTCGGGCAGACGCCGAACATTCGGCTTTTTCGCGGCGATATTCTCAACCACAGCCTGCCCAAGTTGCTGGACGAGTACTTGCCCGGCGGCTCGACCTACAAGATGATCTCCAATCTTCCTTACTACATCACGACGCCCGTCATCTTCCATTTCTGGGAATCCCCGGTGCCGTTCGAGCGACTCGTCGTGATGGTGCAGGAAGAGGTCGCGTTGCGCATGGTCGCTCCCGTGAACGGCAAAGAATACGGCGTGTTGGCGCTCGCCGCCCAGTTGTACTCCGAAGTTGAACTGGTCCACCGCGTTCCCAATACCTGTTTCCGCCCGCAGCCCAAAGTCGACAGTTGCATCGTGCGGTTGCGCCGGCGTTCAACGCCCGTTTGCGCCGATGTGGATGTGCGATTCATGACGCGCCTGATCCGGTCCGCGTTCGCGCACCGGAGGAAGACGCTTCGCAACTCGCTCACCAAGTCCGGCTCATTCGGCGCGCCCGCCGAAGTGGTGTTGGAGGCTTTTGACGCCACCGGTATCGACCCATCGAGGCGTCCGCAGACGTTGACCTTGGACGAGTTCGCTCAGTTGGCGCAGGCAATCAAAGTGCGGCTCCAGCAGGGGAATTGA